In the genome of Neofelis nebulosa isolate mNeoNeb1 chromosome 6, mNeoNeb1.pri, whole genome shotgun sequence, one region contains:
- the BYSL gene encoding bystin, translating to MPKFKAARGAAGQEKHAPLAEQILAGDAVRAGSREKRRGRGTGEEEEYVGPRLTRRILQQARQQQEELEAEHGTGDKPAAPRERTTRLGPGVPRDGSDDEDEEWPTLEKAATMTGAGHHAEVVVDPEDERAIEMFMNKNPPARRTLADIIMEKLTEKQTEVETVMSEVSGFPMPQLDPRVLEVYRGVREVLSKYRSGKLPKAFKIIPALSNWEQILYVTEPEAWTAAAMYQATRIFASNLKERMAQRFYNLVLLPRVRDDIAEYKRLNFHLYMALKKALFKPGAWFKGILIPLCESGTCTLREAIIVGSIITKCSIPVLHSSAAMLKIAEMEYSGANSIFLRLLLDKKYALPYRVLDALVFHFLGFRTERRELPVLWHQCLLTLVQRYKADLATDQKEALLELLRLQPHPQLSPEIRRELQSAVPRDVEDVPVTME from the exons ATGCCCAAATTCAAGGCGGCTCGCGGAGCCGCAGGTCAGGAAAAACATGCGCCCCTGGCTGAGCAGATCCTGGCTGGGGACGCGGTGCGAGCAGGGTCCCGGGAAAAGCGGCGGGGTCGCGGGACCGGAGAAGAGGAAGAGTACGTGGGGCCCAGGCTGACCCGACGGATTTTGCAACAAGCgcggcagcagcaggaggagctGGAGGCCGAGCATGGGACTGGGGACAAGCCCGCAGCACCACGGGAGCGCACCACGCGGCTGG GTCCAGGGGTCCCGCGGGATGGATCAGATGACGAGGACGAGGAGTGGCCCACCCTGGAGAAGGCTGCCACAATGACAGGGGCAGGCCATCATGCAGAAGTGGTTGTGGACCCCGAGGATGAGCGTGCCATTGAGATGTTCATGAACAAGAACCCTCCTGCCAG GCGCACCCTGGCTGACATCATCATGGAGAAGCTGACCGAGAAGCAGACGGAAGTTGAGACGGTCATGTCAGAGGTGTCAGGCTTTCCTATGCCACAGTTGGACCCCCGGGTTTTGGAGGTCTACAGAGGGGTCCGGGAG GTGTTATCTAAGTACCGCAGTGGGAAGCTGCCCAAGGCCTTCAAGATCATCCCCGCCCTCTCCAACTGGGAGCAGATCCTCTACGTTACAGAGCCCGAGGCCTGGACAGCAGCCGCCATGTACCAAGCCACGAG GATTTTTGCCTCTAACCTCAAGGAACGCATGGCCCAGCGCTTCTACAATCTTGTCCTGCTCCCCCGGGTACGAGATGACATCGCTGAATACAAACGACTCAACTTCCACCTCTACATGGCACTCAAGAAGGCCCTGTTCAAGCCCGGAGCCTGGTTTAAAG ggATCCTGATCCCACTGTGTGAGTCTGGCACCTGTACCCTCCGGGAAGCCATCATCGTGGGTAGCATCATCACCAAATGCTCCATCCCTGTGTTGCACTCCAG TGCAGCCATGCTGAAAATTGCCGAGATGGAATACAGCGGTGCCAACAGCATCTTCCTTCGGCTGCTGCTGGATAAGAAGTACGCGCTGCCCTACCGGGTGCTGGACGCCCTGGTCTTCCACTTCCTGGGCTTCCGGACAGAGAGGCGCGAACTGCCCGTGCTCTGGCACCAGTGCCTCCTGACTTTGGTCCAGCGCTACAAGGCAGACCTGGCCACAGATCAGAAGGAGGCCCTCTTGGAACTGCTCCGGCTGCAGCCCCATCCACAGCTGTCCCCTGAGATCAGGCGTGAACTTCAGAGTGCAGTGCCCCGAGACGTGGAAGATGTTCCTGTCACCATGGAGTGA